The genomic segment CTACTAAAGTTcactatttatattataatttcaACTAAAGtgcaaaactaaaataaaaaaaatatggtaaATAAAATCTATAACCCTATATCCAAGAATTTCTGGGTTCTCCACAGGGCTCCATTCTAACAGCAAGGAGTTGTCATCAGCTCTACGAAATGTTTCGAAACGGGTTACTCTTGGAGTAGGAATTTGTTCAGCCACCCTGGCCACGTAGGCCTGGCAAGCAGCCACGAACAGCAAGAAGAATAAGCACTTCATCATCTTGATTTggattgtctatgacttgtcaaCTCGAGGTCTGATGCTGCAATGTCTTGGTAGAACATtgtacagtgggtctagacaaagtgccattataatcgcaaaccagtcgaaaagtggtcgaaaagccccttttttgtatggaatttgacggattcgatttacgattcgatcaaaaagtgcgttttgtctaggggggctggtataAATAGTCGTTTGGAGATAAGGATATTGTGATTAGAGACAATTTGATAGCCTCATTTGAATACTTATAATATTCTTAGGTATGGTCAGTACGTTCTGGCAAtctgaattcaataaataatccattgataaaaaatatattaatgaaCTTATCAAAAATCAGTGACTCATATTAGTATGAGTCAACTCGACTGATATTAGTATGAGTCACAGCCGTAACATTTTTGAAactcttgttttttttaaataataataataaaattattagtttattatCACAGTGTACCATCACAGTCCGCTGGCGTCCCccagtaagatggtgcaacccagcctaaggctcagttgcaccatcttattttcaGATTTTGTATGGACAATAACCGCCGGCGGTCTTATGATCCTTGAGGGGttaaattaaggtacatggtagcaatcccgtcaataataatatttatgttagtgaccatgaaagtataaaacaatatattattttctatggagtttgacagatttttgacgtcaaAGTCGAAATTTGTATATTAATttacgtttatcaaagttaaagtaagatggtgcaacccagcttaaaaCAACTTTCTGCGCCAATTCATTTAACTATTTTAGGTAGGacttaattcaataaatatttttctcgaTTAGTAAAACTGATAGCCTTACAATACAACCCGtttgagctaactgcgcacctccccgcgttcgccccgccCGTACCAGAGcgacgatgtgacgtcacggctgccaggtgctcAGTTAACTTGATCGGGTTGTAGTCATCGTCTTTACTGCAAGTCGTCCGTTGTTAAAAATCTCAGGGTTTTCCTACTGGCACTCGTAAGTCACGCACGACACATTTTTAGTTccttattttattcaaatttggaaccctaaaaagatagTGATTATTTGACAGCTGCATATCAATaagttgtaattttatttttaaactttacttTAATGACTCAGTTATCATGATAACCAGTTTACCCAACTGATTATATGATTTGATCAATGGAAATCTATCAGCAAGGATTAAGAGACAAATTATGATAGTATTTTTTACGCAGCAAAATTGCCTGTCCATACCTACCGCTGGGGGGcggcaggttatgtggggctctgaACCCCTAAAAACCTGGGGTACTCTAACATTGACTTGCATTGTTATCGTGGCATACCTACAATTCTTAGTTTAAATGGGCTTCGTAACAAGGCTCAAGCGATGGAGTGGTCTATGTTctgagtttccctgcgtgatcgaatcagaaatgaggacaTCCGCAGTGACCAAAGTGACGGGCATAGCCCACAGAATTGCTAAACTCAAATGGCAGTGGGCGAGGCACGTAGCTTGTAGAGATGATGTcggttggggcagaaaagttctcaagtggcggaccacgggccggaagacgtaggctggttttagtgtcacgcggaccgtccggtgcggatcCGCTCCGCACGGCCGATCTGTATTAACTTCTaaggagcgttttagagtaatgaggtccctagcagttcatacagatcgcgTGACGCTAAAACCAgccgtagtgtgggcaggccccccactacgTGGACCGATGATCTCATGAAGTTCGCGGGAAGTGccaggatgcgggcagcacaggactgtttggaaatccttggggaggcttttgtccagcagtggacgttggctgaaatgaacgaacgatgaCCCTGGATtaagaattaaataaagaatGGCCTTAATGACCAAAGCATTTGAAATtgactttatttaaaataaatcaatgttTTTAAATGTCTTGAACAAAACACGACACGTCATCATCAGCCTATCAACTGTTTTATACTGTGATAGTACACtgttattatattataggtactGATAATtagaaatataattttttttttaaaaacatccTCTTGCGGCTGTGACTCATACTAAGTCACAGATTTTGATAAGTTCATTAAATATCTTATTACTaatttttatcataatataatttttatcataatcggacgtcagtctgtacgagattagaatggctctcaaacagctgaagaacaacaaggcaccgggtgatgatggaatcacggctgagcttttgaaggcaggcggaacgccggtactaagggctcttcagaagctgttcaattccgtcatcctcgaaggaaaaacgcctacgacatggcacagaagtgtggtggtactcttcttcaaaaaaggtgacaaaaccttgttgaagaattatagacccatctcacttctgagccatgtctacaagctgttttcaagagtcatcacgaatcgtctcgctcgcaggctcgacgacttccagcctcccgaacaagccggtttccgaaaaggctttagtaccatagaccacatacatacgctaaagcagattatacagaagaccgaggagtataatcaaccactttgcctggcgtttgtggattatgagaaagccttcgattcggtcgagacctgggcagtgctacagtctctccaaaggtgccaaattgactatcgatatatcgaagtgttgaggggtttgtacaaaaacgccacaatgtcggtccgcctccaggatcgggactcgaaacctatccagttgcagcgaggggtaagacagggagacgtcatatctccaaaactgtttaccaccgccctggaagatgtcgtcaagcttctggactggaacggatttggcataaatatcaacggcgagtacatcacccactttcgattcgcggacgatatcgtagtcatggctgagaccttggaggatctaggcacaatgctcgatggcctcagtagagcctctcaacaagtgggcctcagaatgaacatggacaagacaaaaatcatgtctaatgtccgtgttgcacccactcctctgaaggttggagactctacactcgaagttgttgacaattatgtatacctgggacaaacagtccagttaggtaggtccaacttcgagaaagaggtcaatcgtcgaatccaactcggatgggcagcgttcgggaagcttcgccatatactcacgtccgaaataccgcagtgtctcaagtcgaaagtatttgaccaatgtgtgttgccagtgatggtatacggatctgagacgtggtcgcttactatgggcctcataagaaggctcaaggtcacccaaagggcgatggagcgggctatgctcggagtttccctgcgtgatcgaatcagaaatgaggagatccgcaggagaaccaaagtaactgacatagctcgcagaattgctaaaatcaagtggcagtgggcggggcacatagctcgtagagacgatggccgttggggcaggaaagttctcgagtggcgaccacgggctggaagacgtagtgtgggcaggcctcctactaggcggaccgacgatctggtaaaggtggcgggaagagcctggatgcgggcagcgcaggaccgttcattgtggaaaaccttgggggaggcctttgtccagcagtggacgtcatttggctgaaaaaagaaaaagaaaaaagaaattttTATCAACGGATTAACTAATTGAAATTAGATTAATGTAAAAAATTGATCATTATATCGTCGCCATTATTATCAAATTTCCCCAATCACAGTATCCTTATCTCCAAACGACTATTTATACCTTTACGATGTTCCATCACAACATTGCAGTATCAGACCTCGAGttgacaagtcatagacaatccAAATCAAGATGATGAAGTGCTTATTCTTCTTGCTGTTCGTGGCTGCTTGCCAGGCCTACGTGGCCAGGGTGGCTGAAGAAATTCCTACTCCAGCAGTAACTGGATTTGAAACAACATTTCATCAAGATGGTGACAAATCCTTGCTGTTAAAATGGAGCCCTGTGGAGAACCCAGAAATTCTTGGATACAGGGTATAGATTTCATTTACcataaaaattttgttttagttttgcTCTTTGGTTTAGCAATATTTATAGTGAATTTTAGCAGTTTCtgcaaaaaataatgttttgcaGAAATCAAATCGAAAGCAGGTATcgttttcttgttttttttctgATAAATATAATTGATTGTTAACGAGTCTCTGAGTGAGATAGATATTATTAATTTCCACTGATATTATTCAGTTTTACTTCAAAGTAATTCTCACATGAAAGTGTAAgtaccgacgacatcataaaggtagcaggaaggcgctggacgcaggccgctataaACCGGGCAACATAAATCATTggaggacgtcctatggctgaaatgatgatgatgatttgtaaCTAAAATTTAGCAAATATTGATAtcgatatttattttcagatgaCAGTATGGGACCTGGGATCGGTAAGTCATACAACTTTGTTTAATACCCACTTAACCTAAGTATATTAGctactattataataattactatAGTTAGAACAAgattatttattctttaatttgtAACTACTCGTACAACACTTCAGATGACAGTATGGGACCAGTTATTTACCCACCCAACAGTTATTAACCCTGGGCCCTGTAGTGAATAACACACATTCATGTGTGACTTTTTTGCTAGCAGTGTTACAATTTACTGTaatcttatttaattttgatataattattattagctaACGTTAGTTTAACGTTTCTGGACAAATACAATAGCATGCAAAATTGTAACAATAAATTACAACATCACATTGCAAGTCGTGTATTTTCAGGACGCCAAAATTCAGTATTCAAGTAATGTCTACGCTAAAACAAAAGCCTAATAAATCAACTTTTTTTTGCAGGATCTAGCCAACGAACAAGGCAAGATATTCAGCGAGGTTGTAGTTGACGCTAGTACGACCAGCGCACGTGTAGGAGGCCTTCAGTATGACACCTGGTACTTTGCGAGAGTCCAGGCCTTCACCAGAACTGCGGCCAGTGAGTGGTCCAACCGTAGGGGGGTCATGTTCCATAGCCCACTCACACGGGATGGACGCCAGTCTTACACTGTGGTGGAATAAACAATAAGAAGAAGTCTTTGTCAAGAACTCTGTCACTTGAACATGTACTACtgttattttgattttgaaataaactcTTAGCAAAAGCACTGTTTTTTGTTTATAcaattatctatacttataataaatctgtagagaggtcaattctgtacctacatgaaatatattttcaaaataactatcagggggtgattagtgatcgatactgattccaaaaatgcaatcagtaaaatttttgtctgtctgtctgtatgttccttatagaaacaaaaactactcgacggattttaacgaaacttggtacaattattcttcatactcctgggcaggttatagtatacttactaGCAGAGTAGTGAAGGGAAATTTTGGGAAAACGGGAGAAGTTACTCCATTTTTTAAGCTTCCGTTGCGTGTGCAGCCTTAATGGTAAAAGTTACACAGAAATCATGTATGACGGAAATATAACGCAAAATGCAAAATGTCCACAAATAATAGAAATATCCGAaatagacaatattattatgagaagttgtcttttagcgaagtTGACGTTTTAAGAAGTTGTAATTTCGAGAAATGGACATTTTGCatcccggttgtcattttgagaagttgtcattttgatGACTAAGCCATATAAAACTGAaagactgactgacatagtgatctatcaacgcacagcccaaaccactggacggatcgggctgaaatttggcatgcaggtagatgttatgacgtaggcatccgctaagaaaggattttacgaaactccacccctaagggggtaaaacggaatccacgcgtacgaagtcgcgggcggccgctagtaatgtTATAAAGTTATAAGGCCACAGTGGTTTGCAAAGTTACATTCATCCCACTACAAGAATAACAATTATTCTAATTCATGAGGTGATTAAGACGCCACCACGCAGGCCCTGTGTAGAGGTTTGTGTAAGGCAAATAGACAACCATACTGGATGATGTTAGATCGCCTTAGGCCTCTTGGATAGGTTTTATATGACTAACGCAGGGTTCCTAAACAGTGCGTGCATGTCAGTCCCAAGGGCGTCATGGGGCGATCGAAAATAAATGTACCTAGAGATAGAGATGAGTGgtaatttccaaaattttgtGACGCAAGAAAATGTGTcacagtaaaaaaaagtttgggaAGCCCTGCACTAATGACAAGTGACATTATTAACCTTGGATCAACTTTAAACCAGCGACGGAGATGCTTGTGGACTTGACCTTGTAGCTAATCCCGTCATCCGCCGGACTATTGTAATGTGATGTGGCGAACCCAAGCATTGTTGAGCTTAGAAGATAGAGGAGTTGacaggactattctcacctctcgttcccaccactgcaactcctgtgttgccaggatctacagcttgaccgccataaagacccaaccaatgaaggtcaagtttgtcccgggggaaaattaaactgtcattggacccgcaacgaaattaatcagaagaacataggaggagttcgggACGGGACTATTGTAGTAATTTATGCAATACAATTAATGATGTACGGCATTGGAATACGTGGACAGTGGATAGGCATACGAGTGGTTCAAGTCATATCTGTCAAACCGAAAACAGTATGTAGAAAtcgaatattttgatgaaaaaaataaaagtacaaaattTTATAGATCAGACGTAGTGCTAATGTGTCAGTCTATACCTCAAGGAAGTTGTTGGCGGTGGATGTCTTGCAGTTCATAAATGAAAAGCCGTTTCTTCAAAATGGactgtattttaaattaaaccatTGTTCAATGCAAAAACCATGACAAAAGTTCAATGAACCCTTTGACAGCTCACAAGTCAatcacatattttatttttaaatctaggAGTCACTAATTGCTAacaccaggcctccgtcactcgcctatgccggccgagataattacctacagcgcgcgacaacttcaagttgcaaatcagtcaggaccgccacgcgcctgtgagcacacatacacgctcggtcgatcatcgtcacaatcaaggtttattgttccaacagcactgttatccttttttaatgtaaaatcgtagtatttaggaataataattaactgtactaatttaaataatttaataaaaatacactttttaaataattttgaaatacttatgacaaaaaactgtagcaaaaaaaatattttagctaatataaacattaacttacttcaccgtgtctattttccgacactacaccttttaaaactatttgtccaatttcgaattattgcaacactgaagtttattaataggtactttagagatggtacgattatacaaacaccactagattaaagattaccaatcgtaaatacaataaatgcttcttaaaattaagagcgttgtcacatttttcatgcagaaatcgagaatttggcagatttcgaaatgattttagtcatattataatttattgttatagcttcttttgacttatatcatcgtaattatcatacgtttttacggaatgtctattgacaaaatctcgttcaaattggatttttgcctacgaaaacagcgaatttcgaaagtccgatttccaggtaactcgcgaaggcacaactttgaactaatattacaacaaatttatttctaagtaagaagatagaatgtattcattagaataagcataccctgaagaagaaagtgtattgagaaaatgttgatgtttaattcattaacggccgaatactgaaacgccatttaaatatttgacggcttctcaaatagttaagcagctcctaaacttacatttcgcatactcaaaacaatatctgagcagttctcaatttttaagcacctctcaaattaagttgcactcaaacgccacttaaatgaattttcgcatactgaaacgccattcaacgctaagcattactcaaacaactgtcaaatcgtcttaagcagctgttaaatttgagagtgcttgcgcggtatcttaaatcctattcttatacctaaattgacctaaatagtggtaaataatgtgtgtcatcgttatcatttctttcgagcctcgaggaaatacctagatctaatcgcaggaacgcaataaggctgaacgctattgaaaaatattattataatgacatgcaattccgagcgaggttccgcgtctctaaagaaacggtgttgtttctggattcataatttggaagctctttgaaacccctcaccaaatgccatacaaccagtggaccaaatacttattaggaaccctactgttctacgcaacgggaagttatgaacgtgtactaggtgatatcttccacatctaacagccaactgtgcatcgtatagtgcacgaagtaacaaccaaaatagctgctatgaaatcgctttacataaacatgcctatttctgaggattatggggacatcgcatagcagcatttccaagagttgttgatttgtcaatttgatgctctgtcagtcaacaatgataaatgtcaattgtggttacgtttcggtccacgatcgccacttaatagatttcaacaataaaaagtatcacatttaaaattatttttttaattaaataaaaatataagcattaa from the Ostrinia nubilalis chromosome 5, ilOstNubi1.1, whole genome shotgun sequence genome contains:
- the LOC135072005 gene encoding uncharacterized protein LOC135072005; amino-acid sequence: MMKCLFFLLFVAACQAYVARVAEEIPTPAVTGFETTFHQDGDKSLLLKWSPVENPEILGYRMTVWDLGSDLANEQGKIFSEVVVDASTTSARVGGLQYDTWYFARVQAFTRTAASEWSNRRGVMFHSPLTRDGRQSYTVVE